A portion of the Lolium rigidum isolate FL_2022 chromosome 1, APGP_CSIRO_Lrig_0.1, whole genome shotgun sequence genome contains these proteins:
- the LOC124684318 gene encoding uncharacterized protein LOC124684318, protein MILLQKHILLLAFRPRAATTLLPFRHRCRFSSTRFATTSAAVAASAPFAVQDYLVSSYHLTPAQAVKASKLLSHLKCASKPDAVLAVLSDLGLSHADLAAVAVYDPLLLCCEVHKTLVPRLAELRDLGLSPSQIARLVVADPARVRRSTIVSKLEYYVPLLGSFETFLQTLKGNRYLLSSDLENVVKPNVAFLRECGVGAYDIAKLCGPAPRLLTTKPERLRAIVGRAEGLGVPRGSGMFRYALLAASFLDEEKLAAKVEFLKKTLRWSEAEAAIAVARHPVVLRNSQDKLLRVSEFLMSEVGLEPEYIAHRPAMLNHSVEARLRPRYYVVKFLKENGLLERDRSYCTAIQVSEKVFLQKYIRPHKNAAPRLAEDYAATLRGEVPARFRLQEPTAGSISI, encoded by the exons ATGATTCTCCTGCAGAAACACATCCTTCTTCTCGCCTTCCGTCCCCGCGCCGCCACTACTCTCCTACCCTTCCGCCACCGATGCCGCTTCTCCAGTACCCGATTCGCCACCACCAGCGCCGCCGTCGCAGCCTCAGCTCCGTTCGCCGTGCAGGACTACCTGGTATCCTCGTACCACCTCACCCCGGCGCAGGCCGTGAAGGCCTCGAAGCTCCTGTCCCACCTCAAGTGCGCCTCCAAGCCGGACGCCGTTCTGGCCGTCCTCTCCGACCTCGGCCTCTCCCACGCcgacctcgccgccgtcgccgtgtaCGACCCTCTCCTCCTCTGCTGCGAGGTCCACAAGACGCTCGTGCCGCGCCTCGCGGAGCTGCGGGACCTCGGGCTCTCCCCGTCCCAGATCGCCCGGCTCGTCGTCGCCGACCCCGCCCGCGTCCGCCGCTCCACCATAGTCTCCAAGCTGGAGTACTATGTTCCCCTCTTGGGCTCGTTCGAGACCTTCCTCCAGACGCTGAAGGGGAACAGGTACCTCCTCAGCTCCGACCTGGAGAACGTGGTGAAGCCCAACGTGGCCTTCCTGCGGGAGTGCGGGGTAGGTGCTTACGATATTGCCAAGCTGTGCGGCCCTGCGCCGAGGCTCCTCACCACCAAGCCGGAGCGTCTCAGGGCGATAGTGGGGCGCGCCGAGGGCCTCGGCGTGCCCCGTGGCTCCGGGATGTTCAGGTACGCGCTGCTGGCCGCCTCATTCCTCGACGAGGAGAAGCTTGCCGCTAAGGTGGAGTTCCTGAAGAAGACGTTGAGGTGGTCGGAAGCTGAGGCGGCCATTGCTGTCGCCAGGCATCCGGTGGTGCTGAGGAACTCCCAGGACAAGCTGCTGCGCGTGTCGGAGTTCCTCATGTCCGAGGTTGGGTTAGAGCCTGAGTACATTGCGCACAGGCCAGCAATGCTCAATCATAGCGTCGAGGCTCGGCTCAGACCCCGCTACTATGTTGTAAAGTTTCTCAAGGAAAATGGACTGCTAGAGCGTGACCGAAGCTACTGCACTGCAATTCAGGTGAGCGAGAAGGTATTCCTGCAGAAGTATATACGTCCTCACAAGAATGCTGCGCCTCGCCTTGCCGAAGACTATGCTGCCACTCTCAGAGGGGAAGTGCCCGCTAG ATTCAGATTGCAGGAACCAACAGCAGGCTCTATAAGTATTTAG